One Clostridium estertheticum DNA segment encodes these proteins:
- the pckA gene encoding phosphoenolpyruvate carboxykinase (ATP), with protein sequence MDYLENLNYLNIKTSKKIYRNLPVSDLVSFALLRGEGTLTESGALAVNTGKYTGRSPKDRFIVSQESVVKLINWGEVNLPIEEKVFDNLYRKVSEYLGDKELFVFDGYVGAMEEYKLPIRVVNELASEALLSNQLFRRPDKAMLNNHVAEFTVIAAPGFKAKGAIDGINSEAFILVNFDKKIVLIGGTQYAGEIKKSIFSIMNFLLPLRGVFPMHCSSNIGKDGETAVFFGLSGTGKTTLSADPERKLIGDDEHGWCDSGVFNFEGGCYAKTIKLDKDKESEIYSALKFGALLENVVIDDNKMPDYDDGRLTENTRGAYPLEYIPNAELSGIGGHPSTIIFLTADAFGVIPPISKLSKEAAMYHFISGYTSKLAGTERGITQPKATFSSCFGEPFMLMKPSVYAKLLGERIDKHDTEVFLINTGWSGGGYGVGSRMKLSYTRSMVKAALDGTLKSVAYTQHPIFKVAVPIAVPNVPSEILNPENTWGDKKAYNLKARELASKFTLNFSKFKGVSESIKQAGPLSI encoded by the coding sequence GTGGATTATTTAGAAAATTTAAATTATTTAAACATAAAAACATCAAAAAAAATATATAGGAATTTACCGGTATCAGACTTGGTAAGTTTTGCATTGCTAAGAGGTGAAGGTACTTTAACAGAATCGGGTGCATTGGCTGTAAATACAGGGAAATATACAGGAAGATCTCCTAAGGATAGATTTATAGTTTCACAAGAAAGTGTTGTGAAATTAATAAATTGGGGAGAGGTAAATTTACCTATAGAAGAAAAGGTTTTTGATAATTTGTATCGTAAAGTAAGTGAATATTTAGGTGATAAAGAATTATTTGTATTTGATGGCTACGTTGGTGCTATGGAAGAATATAAACTACCTATTAGAGTAGTAAATGAGCTTGCTTCCGAGGCATTGCTTTCTAATCAATTATTTAGAAGGCCAGATAAAGCAATGCTTAATAATCATGTGGCAGAATTCACAGTTATTGCGGCTCCTGGATTTAAGGCAAAAGGAGCAATTGACGGAATAAACTCTGAAGCTTTTATTCTAGTGAATTTCGATAAGAAAATTGTGTTAATTGGTGGAACGCAGTATGCAGGAGAAATTAAAAAATCTATTTTTTCAATAATGAATTTTCTGTTGCCACTAAGAGGTGTATTTCCAATGCATTGCTCTTCTAATATAGGTAAAGATGGTGAGACTGCAGTATTTTTTGGCTTGTCAGGTACAGGAAAAACTACGCTGTCCGCTGATCCAGAAAGAAAGCTTATAGGTGATGATGAACATGGTTGGTGTGATAGCGGAGTGTTTAATTTTGAAGGCGGATGTTATGCTAAAACTATAAAGTTAGATAAAGATAAAGAAAGTGAAATTTACTCAGCATTAAAATTTGGAGCATTGCTTGAAAATGTTGTGATTGATGATAATAAGATGCCTGATTATGATGATGGTAGATTAACAGAGAATACCAGAGGAGCTTATCCACTAGAATATATCCCAAATGCAGAACTCAGTGGAATTGGTGGACATCCTAGTACCATAATATTTTTAACAGCAGATGCTTTTGGAGTTATTCCACCAATTTCAAAGCTTTCCAAGGAAGCTGCCATGTATCATTTTATTTCAGGATATACAAGTAAGCTTGCGGGCACAGAACGTGGAATTACGCAGCCAAAAGCTACTTTTTCATCTTGCTTTGGAGAACCTTTTATGCTAATGAAGCCGTCTGTTTACGCAAAACTTTTAGGTGAGAGAATAGATAAACATGATACTGAGGTATTTCTTATAAACACTGGTTGGAGTGGTGGAGGATATGGTGTAGGTTCAAGAATGAAACTGTCCTATACAAGATCCATGGTAAAAGCAGCACTTGATGGCACGCTTAAGAGTGTGGCTTATACACAGCATCCAATATTTAAAGTAGCAGTGCCAATAGCGGTGCCAAATGTTCCCTCTGAAATATTAAATCCAGAAAATACATGGGGAGATAAAAAAGCTTATAATTTAAAAGCTCGAGAACTTGC